The genomic region aagatgctagtcttgcatgcagctgaccctggctcaatcccGGAGCCCTAGAACCCCAACCCCAACAGGAAAGAGTGGGTACTCAAGGTGAGGTCCTTAGGTGCAGAGAAGCATCAGGTGCTGTGAGAATGGGAAAGGGGGAAGGTGAGGGTTGGCTAAGCGCCTGCAGGTTTGGGGAGGGTTGGGAGAGGGTGCATGCTCTGTTGAGCAGGCTCTGGGCCTGATGCAAGCACTGGAAAGTCCAGCCCTTGAGAATACCAGACTGACAGCAgcaagggaaggggaagggcagGTGGGTGGCAAGGATCAGCCCTCTGATGGCTGCTGGGTTTGGGTGCAGATGCCAAGCCGCAGCCCTGTCACAGGCAGGGGGTGGCTCAGGCTGATGCTGTCCCGAGGCACCTACTAATTACTGTATTTTGGTGACATCTGAGAGCTGCTGGTGATCTCACCGTTTTTCCCCACTGCCAATGCCTTTAATTCCCCCAGAGTATCCAGCCTCCTCCCTCTGAATTAGCACAAAGCCAGCCTCATGGCTCCAAGCCAGCATTTTTCTCACCTCCAGTTCTACCTTAGTGTAGACACCATGTGCCTATGTACTGCTCAGACCTGTTGCAGATGCTTTCTGTGCTGCTACTGCTACTGCGGAACCATTCTAGGTGAATCTTGTGGCCATGGCAAGGATCAACCCCGACACTCATTCTCTACATTAGCCTCAGGTACCTGTCTATACCTGTATAGACGCTGACACACTTGCGTCTTTTAGCTTACACAGTAGAATGTAACCATATATACCACTCCAGGCCAGTTGCTAGAGACTGCAAACTAGTTTTGTAAGGTCTAAGAAGATAGCTCAGAGGCTTTGATGTGCCACAGACCTGGGTCTTGAGGGTTTTTgctgtgctagggattgagcccagggtctcatgcatgcaaggcagtgacTTCAGTTACATCCCTGACCCTGACTGGTTTTTGTTGTTAGTTATGGGCTCTCAGGCCCAGTGCCAGGATCAGACCCAGGCCATCACCATGCAAAgtgctcagcccactgagctgtctctctggccttgagtaattgttttgtttttttggggtcacacctggcagtgtcaagagttacttctgtctctgttcagaagttgcttctggcaggctcggagaactatatgggatgctgggatcatgcatcatctacatgcaaggcaaacactactacTGCGCTATAGCATTGGCCCCGAATGTGGAACTGTTAAAAGATTTTGTTCTTTCAGTacatttccttcatttatttacaCAAAGCGAACAACTGTAaatcaggattttattttattatttgtttttggatcacacttggcagcgctcaggttattcctggctctacgctcagaaattgctcctggcaggctcaggggaccatatgggatgctgggatttgaaccactgtcctgcatgtaaggcaaacgccttacctccatgctatctctctggcccctgggattttaatttttttttttttaaaatatggaacgcttcatgattTTGCGTGTCAtctttgcacaggggccatgctaatcttctctgtatcgttccaattttagtatatgtgctgccgaagcgagcacgattttaatttttttaattgcttatttacagatacaaagatgttcatgagtgaatttcagacatacactttttttgtttgctttgttttttgtttttgggtcacacccagcagtgctcaggggttactcctggctctatgctcagaaatcgctcctggcaggcttggggaaccatatgggttgccgggatttgaaccacagaccttctgcatgcaaggcaaatgccttacttccatgctatctcttcggcccctgggattttatttttgacGAGCAAAGTAATCAGGTCAACTTGACAATAATCTTGTCAATTTAATCTGCACTGAATATTTATAATCGAGACTATTAATTTCTGAAGCACACAGATGTGATTTCTGATGATCTTTTACACACACTGAAAATCACCTCCAGTTCTTGTTTCTGGTGCTGGTGGTGGATCCCAGGGCCTGAGTCATGCACAAGGTGGAAACCCAGAGTCTGTGGCAGGAAGGCTTTGTTCTTCCAAAGGGCACAGGAGACGCATCAGAACAATGAATCTGATGAGCGAAGCGACCATCTCGGAAGGTGACTGCCTGCTTGTAGTGACTTCAAAAATGACCAACACAAAATGGCAAGTCTGGATTATTGCCACTTTTTCACAGAAAAAGTTCAGTGGCTCTTCAAAAGCACCAGAAATATTTCTGTATTCTTCTGTCACAAAGACAGCCCCAGGATTCCAGAAGCACTGTGGAAATCCTGTTCTCATTTGCCAAAGAGATGAGCAAGACCCTTGGTCCACCAGTGAACAAAGGGGATCTGTGGATCATCTATGTCCTTCCCATTTGGCAGCTTTATAAGGCTGCAGGACCAAGCTAAGAGGTTCCAAGTTGTTTGGGATCAGAGATTCTGGGGCCGATATTCTGGAATAACACGTTTATAACTTCTGTTTAACATCTTTCTACCTAGCAGCTCTATTCTCAGCAGGGAACAGTTGTGAGGAAATGAAGTTTCCATTTCTTGATCTTATTCTTTTTCAACTTGCTTTTTTAACTTCTCCAAGACTTCTTCTGGTGTTGTGGGGGCCAAAAGCTTCACCACCTTTTCACGAGATTTACTGCCCTGGACAAAAGGAACAAATAGCATCAGCTCACAACTCAGGTGCCCCAGGCTGCCTTTGTGTCTCCATCAAAGCTGCGTCagtaccaaaataagaaaaaccacCATTTAAGACAATGTTGAGATTATACAACTACTTAGCACACCTAGAAAAAGCATTTGCTTGGAAACAACCTTTACAGAAAGGAAAGAGTAGACAGGGACTTATCACAGGGATGCAAAGGCTTGCACCAATCAAATTGACACCTgagcaaaaaatatgaaatatcctGCCTGAGAGGAGTGGATAGAGGGTAAGCAGCCAATCAGATATTATTCTGGTACAGCCTATGAGGCAATGAGCCTACAGAGCTGACTCCAGAGCATAGCCCTAGAGGACAAAGCTTTACAAAACAAAGACTCCTGAGTCTGGGTGACATCTGGGAACCTGGGTCTAGAAATCCTTCCCCAGAGGAATTCTGAAAGTGTGATTACCATAAGGCCACTATCTCCCTCTTCCTAGGAATTTCTCCCTGATCAGGGAGGTATGATGAGGGGGAGGGTCACCAGGCTTAACACTCTCACTACTGGAGCTACCTCAAGGGAAACCACCTACCATTTCTTTGTACAGGATGAGCTGAGATGGAGCTGAAAGACTAGGTGTGGGGccaaattttaaaggaaatatggCAATGGAGCGGCTAAGGAGTTAAGTAGAAACTCCTCTGGAATCTCCTCCAGATGGAGGAAATTGGGAAACTCAACAGGAAGAATTCACAGGCTTAGATGAGTTAACCATTATGATGTCTAGGGGACACACTAACCTTCTCTAAAACTACATCGCTCTTCCTGAGCTCCAGGACCTTGGAGAGGAAGCGGCAGAGCTCAGCATTCGCCTCTCCCTCACTTGGAGGAGCCGCGATAGCCACGCTCAAGGCCTCAGTAGTCAGATCTGAAACAACAAACCAGTCATTTATCTTACAG from Suncus etruscus isolate mSunEtr1 chromosome 11, mSunEtr1.pri.cur, whole genome shotgun sequence harbors:
- the C11H15orf40 gene encoding UPF0235 protein C15orf40 homolog; translation: MPKKAGAASKGKSQDPTPPPPRGPVSVDPKGCVTIAIHAKPGARLNAVADLTTEALSVAIAAPPSEGEANAELCRFLSKVLELRKSDVVLEKGSKSREKVVKLLAPTTPEEVLEKLKKQVEKE